From Oncorhynchus keta strain PuntledgeMale-10-30-2019 unplaced genomic scaffold, Oket_V2 Un_scaffold_4116_pilon_pilon, whole genome shotgun sequence, a single genomic window includes:
- the LOC127928804 gene encoding spore coat protein SP65-like isoform X26 encodes MTVEKMAPGTSTVGGRTVEKMAPGTSTVGGRTVEKMAPGTSTVGGRTVEKMAPGTSTVGSRTVEKMAPGTSTVGGRTVEKMAPGTSTVGGRTVEKMAPGTSTVGSRTVEKMAPGTSTVGSRTVEKMAPGTSTVGGRTVEKMAPGTSTVGGRTVEKMAPGTSTVGGRTVEKMAPGTSTVGGRTVEKMAPGTSTVGGRTVEKMAPGTSTVGGRTVEKMAPGTSTVGGRTVEKMAPGISTVGGRTVEKMALGISTVGGRTVEKMAPGTSTVGGRTVEKMAPGTSTVGGRTVEKMAPGTSTVGGRTVEKMAPGTSTVGML; translated from the exons ATGACTGTGGAGAAGATGGCTCCAGGTACCTCTACAGTAGGGGGTAGGACTGTGGAGAAGATGGCTCCAGGTACCTCTACAGTAGGGGGTAGGACTGTGGAGAAGATGGCTCCAGGTACCTCTACAGTAGGGGGTAGGACTGTGGAGAAGATGGCTCCAG GGACctctacagtagggagtaggacTGTGGAGAAGATGGCTCCAG GGACCTCTACAGTAGGGGGTAGGACTGTGGAGAAGATGGCTCCAGGTACCTCTACAGTAGGGGGTAGGACTGTGGAGAAGATGGCTCCAGGTACctctacagtagggagtaggacTGTGGAGAAGATGGCTCCAG GTACCTCAACAGTAGGGAGTAGGACTGTGGAGAAGATGGCTCCAG GGACCTCTACAGTAGGGGGTAGGACTGTGGAGAAGATGGCTCCAGGTACCTCTACAGTAGGGGGTAGGACTGTGGAGAAGATGGCTCCAGGTACCTCTACAGTAGGGGGTAGGACTGTGGAGAAGATGGCTCCAGGTACCTCTACAGTAGGGGGTAGGACTGTGGAGAAGATGGCTCCAGGTACCTCTACAGTAGGGGGTAGGACTGTGGAGAAGATGGCTCCAGGTACCTCTACAGTAGGGGGTAGGACTGTGGAGAAGATGGCTCCAGGTACCTCTACAGTAGGGGGTAGGACTGTGGAGAAGATGGCTCCAGGTATCTCAACAGTAGGGGGTAGGACTGTGGAGAAGATGGCTCTAGGTATCTCAACAGTAGGGGGTAGGACTGTGGAGAAGATGGCTCCAGGTACCTCAACAGTAGGGGGTAGGACTGTGGAGAAGATGGCTCCAGGTACCTCAACAGTAGGGGGTAGGACTGTGGAGAAGATGGCTCCAGGTACCTCAACAGTAGGGGGTAGGACTGTGGAGAAGATGGCTCCAGGTACCTCAACAGTAGGTATGCTTTAG
- the LOC127928804 gene encoding spore coat protein SP65-like isoform X23 — translation MTVEKMAPGTSTVGGRTVEKMAPGTSTVGGRTVEKMAPGTSTVGGRTVEKMAPGTSTVGSRTVEKMAPGTSTVGGRTVEKMAPGTSTVGGRTVEKMAPGTSTVGSRTVEKMAPGTSTVGGRTVEKMAPGTSTVGGRTVEKMAPGTSTVGSRTVEKMAPGTSTVGSRTVEKMAPGTSTVGGRTVEKMAPGTSTVGGRTVEKMAPGTSTVGGRTVEKMAPGTSTVGGRTVEKMAPGTSTVGGRTVEKMAPGTSTVGGRTVEKMAPGTSTVGGRTVEKMAPGTSTVGGRTVEKMAPGTSTVGGRTVEKMAPGTSTVGML, via the exons ATGACTGTGGAGAAGATGGCTCCAGGTACCTCTACAGTAGGGGGTAGGACTGTGGAGAAGATGGCTCCAGGTACCTCTACAGTAGGGGGTAGGACTGTGGAGAAGATGGCTCCAGGTACCTCTACAGTAGGGGGTAGGACTGTGGAGAAGATGGCTCCAG GGACctctacagtagggagtaggacTGTGGAGAAGATGGCTCCAG GGACCTCTACAGTAGGGGGTAGGACTGTGGAGAAGATGGCTCCAGGTACCTCTACAGTAGGGGGTAGGACTGTGGAGAAGATGGCTCCAGGTACctctacagtagggagtaggacTGTGGAGAAGATGGCTCCAGGTACCTCTACAGTAGGGGGTAGGACTGTGGAGAAGATGGCTCCAGGTACCTCTACAGTAGGGGGTAGGACTGTGGAGAAGATGGCTCCAGGTACCTCAACAGTAGGGAGTAGGACTGTGGAGAAGATGGCTCCAGGTACCTCAACAGTAGGGAGTAGGACTGTGGAGAAGATGGCTCCAG GGACCTCTACAGTAGGGGGTAGGACTGTGGAGAAGATGGCTCCAGGTACCTCTACAGTAGGGGGTAGGACTGTGGAGAAGATGGCTCCAGGTACCTCTACAGTAGGGGGTAGGACTGTGGAGAAGATGGCTCCAGGTACCTCTACAGTAGGGGGTAGGACTGTGGAGAAGATGGCTCCAGGTACCTCTACAGTAGGGGGTAGGACTGTGGAGAAGATGGCTCCAGGTACCTCTACAGTAGGGGGTAGGACTGTGGAGAAGATGGCTCCAG GTACCTCAACAGTAGGGGGTAGGACTGTGGAGAAGATGGCTCCAGGTACCTCAACAGTAGGGGGTAGGACTGTGGAGAAGATGGCTCCAGGTACCTCAACAGTAGGGGGTAGGACTGTGGAGAAGATGGCTCCAGGTACCTCAACAGTAGGTATGCTTTAG
- the LOC127928804 gene encoding avirulence protein AvrBs3-like isoform X3 — translation MTVEKMAPGTSTVGGRTVEKMAPGTSTVGGRTVEKMAPGTSTVGGRTVEKMAPGTSTVGSRTVEKMAPGTSTVGGRTVEKMAPGTSTVGSRTVEKMAPGTSTVGGRTVEKMAPGTSTVGGRTVEKMAPGTSTVGSRTVEKMAPGTSTVGSRTVEKMAPGTSTVGGRTVEKMAPGTSTVGGRTVEKMAPGTSTVGGRTVEKMAPGTSTVGGRTVEKMAPGTSTVGGRTVEKMAPGTSTVGGRTVEKMAPGTSTVGGRTVEKMAPGISTVGGRTVEKMALGISTVGGRTVEKMAPGTSTVGGRTVEKMAPGTSTVGGRTVEKMAPGTSTVGGRTVEKMAPGTSTVGML, via the exons ATGACTGTGGAGAAGATGGCTCCAGGTACCTCTACAGTAGGGGGTAGGACTGTGGAGAAGATGGCTCCAGGTACCTCTACAGTAGGGGGTAGGACTGTGGAGAAGATGGCTCCAGGTACCTCTACAGTAGGGGGTAGGACTGTGGAGAAGATGGCTCCAG GGACctctacagtagggagtaggacTGTGGAGAAGATGGCTCCAG GTACCTCTACAGTAGGGGGTAGGACTGTGGAGAAGATGGCTCCAGGTACctctacagtagggagtaggacTGTGGAGAAGATGGCTCCAGGTACCTCTACAGTAGGGGGTAGGACTGTGGAGAAGATGGCTCCAGGTACCTCTACAGTAGGGGGTAGGACTGTGGAGAAGATGGCTCCAGGTACCTCAACAGTAGGGAGTAGGACTGTGGAGAAGATGGCTCCAGGTACCTCAACAGTAGGGAGTAGGACTGTGGAGAAGATGGCTCCAG GGACCTCTACAGTAGGGGGTAGGACTGTGGAGAAGATGGCTCCAGGTACCTCTACAGTAGGGGGTAGGACTGTGGAGAAGATGGCTCCAGGTACCTCTACAGTAGGGGGTAGGACTGTGGAGAAGATGGCTCCAGGTACCTCTACAGTAGGGGGTAGGACTGTGGAGAAGATGGCTCCAGGTACCTCTACAGTAGGGGGTAGGACTGTGGAGAAGATGGCTCCAGGTACCTCTACAGTAGGGGGTAGGACTGTGGAGAAGATGGCTCCAGGTACCTCTACAGTAGGGGGTAGGACTGTGGAGAAGATGGCTCCAGGTATCTCAACAGTAGGGGGTAGGACTGTGGAGAAGATGGCTCTAGGTATCTCAACAGTAGGGGGTAGGACTGTGGAGAAGATGGCTCCAGGTACCTCAACAGTAGGGGGTAGGACTGTGGAGAAGATGGCTCCAGGTACCTCAACAGTAGGGGGTAGGACTGTGGAGAAGATGGCTCCAGGTACCTCAACAGTAGGGGGTAGGACTGTGGAGAAGATGGCTCCAGGTACCTCAACAGTAGGTATGCTTTAG
- the LOC127928804 gene encoding spore coat protein SP65-like isoform X48, translating to MTVEKMAPGTSTVGGRTVEKMAPGTSTVGGRTVEKMAPGTSTVGGRTVEKMAPGTSTVGSRTVEKMAPGTSTVGSRTVEKMAPGTSTVGSRTVEKMAPGTSTVGGRTVEKMAPGTSTVGGRTVEKMAPGTSTVGGRTVEKMAPGTSTVGGRTVEKMAPGTSTVGGRTVEKMAPGTSTVGGRTVEKMAPGTSTVGGRTVEKMAPGISTVGGRTVEKMALGISTVGGRTVEKMAPGTSTVGGRTVEKMAPGTSTVGGRTVEKMAPGTSTVGGRTVEKMAPGTSTVGML from the exons ATGACTGTGGAGAAGATGGCTCCAGGTACCTCTACAGTAGGGGGTAGGACTGTGGAGAAGATGGCTCCAGGTACCTCTACAGTAGGGGGTAGGACTGTGGAGAAGATGGCTCCAGGTACCTCTACAGTAGGGGGTAGGACTGTGGAGAAGATGGCTCCAG GGACctctacagtagggagtaggacTGTGGAGAAGATGGCTCCAG GTACctctacagtagggagtaggacTGTGGAGAAGATGGCTCCAG GTACCTCAACAGTAGGGAGTAGGACTGTGGAGAAGATGGCTCCAG GGACCTCTACAGTAGGGGGTAGGACTGTGGAGAAGATGGCTCCAGGTACCTCTACAGTAGGGGGTAGGACTGTGGAGAAGATGGCTCCAGGTACCTCTACAGTAGGGGGTAGGACTGTGGAGAAGATGGCTCCAGGTACCTCTACAGTAGGGGGTAGGACTGTGGAGAAGATGGCTCCAGGTACCTCTACAGTAGGGGGTAGGACTGTGGAGAAGATGGCTCCAGGTACCTCTACAGTAGGGGGTAGGACTGTGGAGAAGATGGCTCCAGGTACCTCTACAGTAGGGGGTAGGACTGTGGAGAAGATGGCTCCAGGTATCTCAACAGTAGGGGGTAGGACTGTGGAGAAGATGGCTCTAGGTATCTCAACAGTAGGGGGTAGGACTGTGGAGAAGATGGCTCCAGGTACCTCAACAGTAGGGGGTAGGACTGTGGAGAAGATGGCTCCAGGTACCTCAACAGTAGGGGGTAGGACTGTGGAGAAGATGGCTCCAGGTACCTCAACAGTAGGGGGTAGGACTGTGGAGAAGATGGCTCCAGGTACCTCAACAGTAGGTATGCTTTAG
- the LOC127928804 gene encoding avirulence protein AvrBs3-like isoform X45: MTVEKMAPGTSTVGGRTVEKMAPGTSTVGGRTVEKMAPGTSTVGGRTVEKMAPGTSTVGSRTVEKMAPGTSTVGGRTVEKMAPGTSTVGSRTVEKMAPGTSTVGGRTVEKMAPGTSTVGGRTVEKMAPGTSTVGGRTVEKMAPGTSTVGGRTVEKMAPGTSTVGGRTVEKMAPGTSTVGGRTVEKMAPGTSTVGGRTVEKMAPGISTVGGRTVEKMALGISTVGGRTVEKMAPGTSTVGGRTVEKMAPGTSTVGGRTVEKMAPGTSTVGGRTVEKMAPGTSTVGML, encoded by the exons ATGACTGTGGAGAAGATGGCTCCAGGTACCTCTACAGTAGGGGGTAGGACTGTGGAGAAGATGGCTCCAGGTACCTCTACAGTAGGGGGTAGGACTGTGGAGAAGATGGCTCCAGGTACCTCTACAGTAGGGGGTAGGACTGTGGAGAAGATGGCTCCAG GTACctctacagtagggagtaggacTGTGGAGAAGATGGCTCCAGGTACCTCTACAGTAGGGGGTAGGACTGTGGAGAAGATGGCTCCAG GTACCTCAACAGTAGGGAGTAGGACTGTGGAGAAGATGGCTCCAG GGACCTCTACAGTAGGGGGTAGGACTGTGGAGAAGATGGCTCCAGGTACCTCTACAGTAGGGGGTAGGACTGTGGAGAAGATGGCTCCAGGTACCTCTACAGTAGGGGGTAGGACTGTGGAGAAGATGGCTCCAGGTACCTCTACAGTAGGGGGTAGGACTGTGGAGAAGATGGCTCCAGGTACCTCTACAGTAGGGGGTAGGACTGTGGAGAAGATGGCTCCAGGTACCTCTACAGTAGGGGGTAGGACTGTGGAGAAGATGGCTCCAGGTACCTCTACAGTAGGGGGTAGGACTGTGGAGAAGATGGCTCCAGGTATCTCAACAGTAGGGGGTAGGACTGTGGAGAAGATGGCTCTAGGTATCTCAACAGTAGGGGGTAGGACTGTGGAGAAGATGGCTCCAGGTACCTCAACAGTAGGGGGTAGGACTGTGGAGAAGATGGCTCCAGGTACCTCAACAGTAGGGGGTAGGACTGTGGAGAAGATGGCTCCAGGTACCTCAACAGTAGGGGGTAGGACTGTGGAGAAGATGGCTCCAGGTACCTCAACAGTAGGTATGCTTTAG
- the LOC127928804 gene encoding avirulence protein AvrBs3-like isoform X4 has product MTVEKMAPGTSTVGGRTVEKMAPGTSTVGGRTVEKMAPGTSTVGGRTVEKMAPGTSTVGSRTVEKMAPGTSTVGGRTVEKMAPGTSTVGGRTVEKMAPGTSTVGSRTVEKMAPGTSTVGGRTVEKMAPGTSTVGGRTVEKMAPGTSTVGSRTVEKMAPGTSTVGSRTVEKMAPGTSTVGGRTVEKMAPGTSTVGGRTVEKMAPGTSTVGGRTVEKMAPGTSTVGGRTVEKMAPGTSTVGGRTVEKMAPGTSTVGGRTVEKMAPGTSTVGGRTVEKMAPGISTVGGRTVEKMAPGTSTVGGRTVEKMAPGTSTVGGRTVEKMAPGTSTVGGRTVEKMAPGTSTVGML; this is encoded by the exons ATGACTGTGGAGAAGATGGCTCCAGGTACCTCTACAGTAGGGGGTAGGACTGTGGAGAAGATGGCTCCAGGTACCTCTACAGTAGGGGGTAGGACTGTGGAGAAGATGGCTCCAGGTACCTCTACAGTAGGGGGTAGGACTGTGGAGAAGATGGCTCCAG GGACctctacagtagggagtaggacTGTGGAGAAGATGGCTCCAG GGACCTCTACAGTAGGGGGTAGGACTGTGGAGAAGATGGCTCCAGGTACCTCTACAGTAGGGGGTAGGACTGTGGAGAAGATGGCTCCAGGTACctctacagtagggagtaggacTGTGGAGAAGATGGCTCCAGGTACCTCTACAGTAGGGGGTAGGACTGTGGAGAAGATGGCTCCAGGTACCTCTACAGTAGGGGGTAGGACTGTGGAGAAGATGGCTCCAGGTACCTCAACAGTAGGGAGTAGGACTGTGGAGAAGATGGCTCCAGGTACCTCAACAGTAGGGAGTAGGACTGTGGAGAAGATGGCTCCAG GGACCTCTACAGTAGGGGGTAGGACTGTGGAGAAGATGGCTCCAGGTACCTCTACAGTAGGGGGTAGGACTGTGGAGAAGATGGCTCCAGGTACCTCTACAGTAGGGGGTAGGACTGTGGAGAAGATGGCTCCAGGTACCTCTACAGTAGGGGGTAGGACTGTGGAGAAGATGGCTCCAGGTACCTCTACAGTAGGGGGTAGGACTGTGGAGAAGATGGCTCCAGGTACCTCTACAGTAGGGGGTAGGACTGTGGAGAAGATGGCTCCAGGTACCTCTACAGTAGGGGGTAGGACTGTGGAGAAGATGGCTCCAG GTATCTCAACAGTAGGGGGTAGGACTGTGGAGAAGATGGCTCCAGGTACCTCAACAGTAGGGGGTAGGACTGTGGAGAAGATGGCTCCAGGTACCTCAACAGTAGGGGGTAGGACTGTGGAGAAGATGGCTCCAGGTACCTCAACAGTAGGGGGTAGGACTGTGGAGAAGATGGCTCCAGGTACCTCAACAGTAGGTATGCTTTAG
- the LOC127928804 gene encoding avirulence protein AvrBs3-like isoform X35 produces MTVEKMAPGTSTVGGRTVEKMAPGTSTVGGRTVEKMAPGTSTVGGRTVEKMAPGTSTVGGRTVEKMAPGTSTVGGRTVEKMAPGTSTVGGRTVEKMAPGTSTVGGRTVEKMAPGTSTVGGRTVEKMAPGTSTVGGRTVEKMAPGTSTVGGRTVEKMAPGTSTVGGRTVEKMAPGTSTVGGRTVEKMAPGTSTVGGRTVEKMAPGTSTVGGRTVEKMAPGISTVGGRTVEKMALGISTVGGRTVEKMAPGTSTVGGRTVEKMAPGTSTVGGRTVEKMAPGTSTVGGRTVEKMAPGTSTVGML; encoded by the exons ATGACTGTGGAGAAGATGGCTCCAGGTACCTCTACAGTAGGGGGTAGGACTGTGGAGAAGATGGCTCCAGGTACCTCTACAGTAGGGGGTAGGACTGTGGAGAAGATGGCTCCAGGTACCTCTACAGTAGGGGGTAGGACTGTGGAGAAGATGGCTCCAG GGACCTCTACAGTAGGGGGTAGGACTGTGGAGAAGATGGCTCCAGGTACCTCTACAGTAGGGGGTAGGACTGTGGAGAAGATGGCTCCAG GTACCTCTACAGTAGGGGGTAGGACTGTGGAGAAGATGGCTCCAGGTACCTCTACAGTAGGGGGTAGGACTGTGGAGAAGATGGCTCCAG GGACCTCTACAGTAGGGGGTAGGACTGTGGAGAAGATGGCTCCAGGTACCTCTACAGTAGGGGGTAGGACTGTGGAGAAGATGGCTCCAGGTACCTCTACAGTAGGGGGTAGGACTGTGGAGAAGATGGCTCCAGGTACCTCTACAGTAGGGGGTAGGACTGTGGAGAAGATGGCTCCAGGTACCTCTACAGTAGGGGGTAGGACTGTGGAGAAGATGGCTCCAGGTACCTCTACAGTAGGGGGTAGGACTGTGGAGAAGATGGCTCCAGGTACCTCTACAGTAGGGGGTAGGACTGTGGAGAAGATGGCTCCAGGTATCTCAACAGTAGGGGGTAGGACTGTGGAGAAGATGGCTCTAGGTATCTCAACAGTAGGGGGTAGGACTGTGGAGAAGATGGCTCCAGGTACCTCAACAGTAGGGGGTAGGACTGTGGAGAAGATGGCTCCAGGTACCTCAACAGTAGGGGGTAGGACTGTGGAGAAGATGGCTCCAGGTACCTCAACAGTAGGGGGTAGGACTGTGGAGAAGATGGCTCCAGGTACCTCAACAGTAGGTATGCTTTAG
- the LOC127928804 gene encoding avirulence protein AvrBs3-like isoform X47 → MTVEKMAPGTSTVGGRTVEKMAPGTSTVGGRTVEKMAPGTSTVGGRTVEKMAPGTSTVGGRTVEKMAPGTSTVGGRTVEKMAPGTSTVGSRTVEKMAPGTSTVGGRTVEKMAPGTSTVGGRTVEKMAPGTSTVGGRTVEKMAPGTSTVGGRTVEKMAPGTSTVGGRTVEKMAPGTSTVGGRTVEKMAPGTSTVGGRTVEKMAPGISTVGGRTVEKMALGISTVGGRTVEKMAPGTSTVGGRTVEKMAPGTSTVGGRTVEKMAPGTSTVGGRTVEKMAPGTSTVGML, encoded by the exons ATGACTGTGGAGAAGATGGCTCCAGGTACCTCTACAGTAGGGGGTAGGACTGTGGAGAAGATGGCTCCAGGTACCTCTACAGTAGGGGGTAGGACTGTGGAGAAGATGGCTCCAGGTACCTCTACAGTAGGGGGTAGGACTGTGGAGAAGATGGCTCCAG GGACCTCTACAGTAGGGGGTAGGACTGTGGAGAAGATGGCTCCAGGTACCTCTACAGTAGGGGGTAGGACTGTGGAGAAGATGGCTCCAG GTACCTCAACAGTAGGGAGTAGGACTGTGGAGAAGATGGCTCCAG GGACCTCTACAGTAGGGGGTAGGACTGTGGAGAAGATGGCTCCAGGTACCTCTACAGTAGGGGGTAGGACTGTGGAGAAGATGGCTCCAGGTACCTCTACAGTAGGGGGTAGGACTGTGGAGAAGATGGCTCCAGGTACCTCTACAGTAGGGGGTAGGACTGTGGAGAAGATGGCTCCAGGTACCTCTACAGTAGGGGGTAGGACTGTGGAGAAGATGGCTCCAGGTACCTCTACAGTAGGGGGTAGGACTGTGGAGAAGATGGCTCCAGGTACCTCTACAGTAGGGGGTAGGACTGTGGAGAAGATGGCTCCAGGTATCTCAACAGTAGGGGGTAGGACTGTGGAGAAGATGGCTCTAGGTATCTCAACAGTAGGGGGTAGGACTGTGGAGAAGATGGCTCCAGGTACCTCAACAGTAGGGGGTAGGACTGTGGAGAAGATGGCTCCAGGTACCTCAACAGTAGGGGGTAGGACTGTGGAGAAGATGGCTCCAGGTACCTCAACAGTAGGGGGTAGGACTGTGGAGAAGATGGCTCCAGGTACCTCAACAGTAGGTATGCTTTAG
- the LOC127928804 gene encoding spore coat protein SP65-like isoform X38, with product MTVEKMAPGTSTVGGRTVEKMAPGTSTVGGRTVEKMAPGTSTVGGRTVEKMAPGTSTVGSRTVEKMAPGTSTVGGRTVEKMAPGTSTVGGRTVEKMAPGTSTVGSRTVEKMAPGTSTVGGRTVEKMAPGTSTVGGRTVEKMAPGTSTVGSRTVEKMAPGTSTVGSRTVEKMAPGTSTVGGRTVEKMAPGTSTVGGRTVEKMAPGTSTVGGRTVEKMAPGTSTVGGRTVEKMAPGTSTVGGRTVEKMAPGTSTVGGRTVEKMAPGTSTVGGRTVEKMAPGTSTVGGRTVEKMAPGTSTVGML from the exons ATGACTGTGGAGAAGATGGCTCCAGGTACCTCTACAGTAGGGGGTAGGACTGTGGAGAAGATGGCTCCAGGTACCTCTACAGTAGGGGGTAGGACTGTGGAGAAGATGGCTCCAGGTACCTCTACAGTAGGGGGTAGGACTGTGGAGAAGATGGCTCCAG GGACctctacagtagggagtaggacTGTGGAGAAGATGGCTCCAG GGACCTCTACAGTAGGGGGTAGGACTGTGGAGAAGATGGCTCCAGGTACCTCTACAGTAGGGGGTAGGACTGTGGAGAAGATGGCTCCAGGTACctctacagtagggagtaggacTGTGGAGAAGATGGCTCCAGGTACCTCTACAGTAGGGGGTAGGACTGTGGAGAAGATGGCTCCAGGTACCTCTACAGTAGGGGGTAGGACTGTGGAGAAGATGGCTCCAGGTACCTCAACAGTAGGGAGTAGGACTGTGGAGAAGATGGCTCCAGGTACCTCAACAGTAGGGAGTAGGACTGTGGAGAAGATGGCTCCAG GGACCTCTACAGTAGGGGGTAGGACTGTGGAGAAGATGGCTCCAGGTACCTCTACAGTAGGGGGTAGGACTGTGGAGAAGATGGCTCCAGGTACCTCTACAGTAGGGGGTAGGACTGTGGAGAAGATGGCTCCAGGTACCTCTACAGTAGGGGGTAGGACTGTGGAGAAGATGGCTCCAGGTACCTCTACAGTAGGGGGTAGGACTGTGGAGAAGATGGCTCCAGGTACCTCTACAGTAGGGGGTAGGACTGTGGAGAAGATGGCTCCAG GTACCTCAACAGTAGGGGGTAGGACTGTGGAGAAGATGGCTCCAGGTACCTCAACAGTAGGGGGTAGGACTGTGGAGAAGATGGCTCCAGGTACCTCAACAGTAGGTATGCTTTAG
- the LOC127928804 gene encoding avirulence protein AvrBs3-like isoform X1, with translation MTVEKMAPGTSTVGGRTVEKMAPGTSTVGGRTVEKMAPGTSTVGGRTVEKMAPGTSTVGSRTVEKMAPGTSTVGGRTVEKMAPGTSTVGGRTVEKMAPGTSTVGSRTVEKMAPGTSTVGGRTVEKMAPGTSTVGGRTVEKMAPGTSTVGSRTVEKMAPGTSTVGSRTVEKMAPGTSTVGGRTVEKMAPGTSTVGGRTVEKMAPGTSTVGGRTVEKMAPGTSTVGGRTVEKMAPGTSTVGGRTVEKMAPGTSTVGGRTVEKMAPGTSTVGGRTVEKMAPGISTVGGRTVEKMALGISTVGGRTVEKMAPGTSTVGGRTVEKMAPGTSTVGGRTVEKMAPGTSTVGGRTVEKMAPGTSTVGML, from the exons ATGACTGTGGAGAAGATGGCTCCAGGTACCTCTACAGTAGGGGGTAGGACTGTGGAGAAGATGGCTCCAGGTACCTCTACAGTAGGGGGTAGGACTGTGGAGAAGATGGCTCCAGGTACCTCTACAGTAGGGGGTAGGACTGTGGAGAAGATGGCTCCAG GGACctctacagtagggagtaggacTGTGGAGAAGATGGCTCCAG GGACCTCTACAGTAGGGGGTAGGACTGTGGAGAAGATGGCTCCAGGTACCTCTACAGTAGGGGGTAGGACTGTGGAGAAGATGGCTCCAGGTACctctacagtagggagtaggacTGTGGAGAAGATGGCTCCAGGTACCTCTACAGTAGGGGGTAGGACTGTGGAGAAGATGGCTCCAGGTACCTCTACAGTAGGGGGTAGGACTGTGGAGAAGATGGCTCCAGGTACCTCAACAGTAGGGAGTAGGACTGTGGAGAAGATGGCTCCAGGTACCTCAACAGTAGGGAGTAGGACTGTGGAGAAGATGGCTCCAG GGACCTCTACAGTAGGGGGTAGGACTGTGGAGAAGATGGCTCCAGGTACCTCTACAGTAGGGGGTAGGACTGTGGAGAAGATGGCTCCAGGTACCTCTACAGTAGGGGGTAGGACTGTGGAGAAGATGGCTCCAGGTACCTCTACAGTAGGGGGTAGGACTGTGGAGAAGATGGCTCCAGGTACCTCTACAGTAGGGGGTAGGACTGTGGAGAAGATGGCTCCAGGTACCTCTACAGTAGGGGGTAGGACTGTGGAGAAGATGGCTCCAGGTACCTCTACAGTAGGGGGTAGGACTGTGGAGAAGATGGCTCCAGGTATCTCAACAGTAGGGGGTAGGACTGTGGAGAAGATGGCTCTAGGTATCTCAACAGTAGGGGGTAGGACTGTGGAGAAGATGGCTCCAGGTACCTCAACAGTAGGGGGTAGGACTGTGGAGAAGATGGCTCCAGGTACCTCAACAGTAGGGGGTAGGACTGTGGAGAAGATGGCTCCAGGTACCTCAACAGTAGGGGGTAGGACTGTGGAGAAGATGGCTCCAGGTACCTCAACAGTAGGTATGCTTTAG
- the LOC127928804 gene encoding spore coat protein SP65-like isoform X14 translates to MTVEKMAPGTSTVGGRTVEKMAPGTSTVGGRTVEKMAPGTSTVGGRTVEKMAPGTSTVGSRTVEKMAPGTSTVGGRTVEKMAPGTSTVGGRTVEKMAPGTSTVGSRTVEKMAPGTSTVGGRTVEKMAPGTSTVGSRTVEKMAPGTSTVGGRTVEKMAPGTSTVGGRTVEKMAPGTSTVGGRTVEKMAPGTSTVGGRTVEKMAPGTSTVGGRTVEKMAPGTSTVGGRTVEKMAPGTSTVGGRTVEKMAPGISTVGGRTVEKMALGISTVGGRTVEKMAPGTSTVGGRTVEKMAPGTSTVGGRTVEKMAPGTSTVGGRTVEKMAPGTSTVGML, encoded by the exons ATGACTGTGGAGAAGATGGCTCCAGGTACCTCTACAGTAGGGGGTAGGACTGTGGAGAAGATGGCTCCAGGTACCTCTACAGTAGGGGGTAGGACTGTGGAGAAGATGGCTCCAGGTACCTCTACAGTAGGGGGTAGGACTGTGGAGAAGATGGCTCCAG GGACctctacagtagggagtaggacTGTGGAGAAGATGGCTCCAG GGACCTCTACAGTAGGGGGTAGGACTGTGGAGAAGATGGCTCCAGGTACCTCTACAGTAGGGGGTAGGACTGTGGAGAAGATGGCTCCAGGTACctctacagtagggagtaggacTGTGGAGAAGATGGCTCCAGGTACCTCTACAGTAGGGGGTAGGACTGTGGAGAAGATGGCTCCAG GTACCTCAACAGTAGGGAGTAGGACTGTGGAGAAGATGGCTCCAG GGACCTCTACAGTAGGGGGTAGGACTGTGGAGAAGATGGCTCCAGGTACCTCTACAGTAGGGGGTAGGACTGTGGAGAAGATGGCTCCAGGTACCTCTACAGTAGGGGGTAGGACTGTGGAGAAGATGGCTCCAGGTACCTCTACAGTAGGGGGTAGGACTGTGGAGAAGATGGCTCCAGGTACCTCTACAGTAGGGGGTAGGACTGTGGAGAAGATGGCTCCAGGTACCTCTACAGTAGGGGGTAGGACTGTGGAGAAGATGGCTCCAGGTACCTCTACAGTAGGGGGTAGGACTGTGGAGAAGATGGCTCCAGGTATCTCAACAGTAGGGGGTAGGACTGTGGAGAAGATGGCTCTAGGTATCTCAACAGTAGGGGGTAGGACTGTGGAGAAGATGGCTCCAGGTACCTCAACAGTAGGGGGTAGGACTGTGGAGAAGATGGCTCCAGGTACCTCAACAGTAGGGGGTAGGACTGTGGAGAAGATGGCTCCAGGTACCTCAACAGTAGGGGGTAGGACTGTGGAGAAGATGGCTCCAGGTACCTCAACAGTAGGTATGCTTTAG